The proteins below are encoded in one region of Apium graveolens cultivar Ventura chromosome 4, ASM990537v1, whole genome shotgun sequence:
- the LOC141719278 gene encoding NADH-cytochrome b5 reductase-like protein has protein sequence FEKDGYVFPETIKICKSRGAPFGAIAAICGGLSYFYYFDSPLLVHLDKINEGSQQRIALNPDKWVDFKLQDKAKVSHNTQLFRFSFDPSAKLGLDVASCLITRYPLAPDAEGKTKYVIRPYTPISDPDAKGHFDLLIKVYPGGKMSQHFANLKPGDVVEVKGPIEKLRYTPNMKKHIGMIAGGSGITPMLQIIDAILKNSDDNTKISLQYANVSPDDILLKKKLDLLEDSHPNLKMYYTVDKPSENWRGGKGYITKDMAVKGLPAPCKDSLILVCGPPGLMNHISGDKAKDRSQGELTGILKELGYTEEMVYKF, from the exons TTCGAAAAAGATGGGTACGTTTTTCCAGAGACTATCAAAATCTGCAAATCACGAGGAGCTCCTTTTGGCGCCATCGCTGCCATTTGCGGTGGTTTATCTTACTTTTACTACTTCGATTCCCCTCTTTTG GTTCATCTCGACAAAATCAATGAAGGATCTCAACAAAGAATCG CACTCAATCCTGACAAGTGGGTTGATTTTAAGCTTCAAGACAAGGCAAAGGTCAGCCACAACACTCAGTTGTTCAG GTTTTCATTTGATCCTAGTGCGAAATTGGGTCTTGATGTTGCGTCATGCCTCATCACAAG GTACCCATTAGCACCAGATGCAGAAGGAAAAACAAAATACGTCATTCGCCC GTACACCCCTATATCAGATCCCGATGCAAAAGGGCACTTCGATTTGTTAATTAAG gtttatcCTGGTGGGAAAATGAGTCAGCATTTTGCAAACTTAAAACCAGGAGATGTTGTTGAAGTAAAGGG GCCCATTGAAAAGCTCCGATATACCCCAAATATGAAGAAACACATAGGCATG ATTGCAGGTGGGTCGGGCATTACTCCAATGCTTCAAATAATTGATGCTATCCTAAAAAATTCTGATGACAACACCAAG ATTTCGCTGCAATATGCTAATGTATCTCCAGATGACATACTCCTCAAGAAGAAACTTGACTTGCTTGAAGATAGCCATCCAAATTTGAAG ATGTATTATACTGTGGACAAGCCGTCAGAGAACTGGAGAGGAGGTAAAGGATACATTACAAAGGACATGGCTGTGAAAGGCTTGCCTGCTCCCTGCAAAGATTCTCTTATACTA GTTTGTGGTCCCCCTGGATTGATGAATCATATATCAGGTGACAAGGCAAAAGACCGTTCACAAGGCGAG CTCACTGGAATACTCAAAGAACTTGGATATACAGAGGAAATGGTTTACAAATTTTGA